The following are encoded together in the Oceanobacillus zhaokaii genome:
- a CDS encoding SE1832 family protein: MGKKELQAKLDELKSDYVRIQSDMDKLEYVRGRVSSAEQQLIRLEQEIAEVNRQLEEKE, from the coding sequence ATGGGAAAAAAGGAATTACAAGCAAAGCTTGATGAATTAAAATCAGATTACGTTCGCATTCAGAGTGATATGGATAAATTAGAATATGTGCGTGGGAGAGTTTCCTCCGCTGAACAGCAATTAATTCGCTTAGAACAGGAAATAGCGGAAGTGAACCGGCAATTAGAGGAAAAGGAGTGA